DNA from Aggregatimonas sangjinii:
CATCTCTAGCGAATGATGAAGAATCCAAAGTTGACCGCAGTAGTTCTGTTCATAAAGGTGTATCAGGGTCTAGCGTTGGCGACCTAAATTTGGTCACTGCGGAAGAATTGAAAAAAATCAATGGAATTGGGGAAGTACTTTCAGCCAGGATCGTCAAATTTCGGGACCGGTTAGGCGGGTTCTTAATAGATGAGCAATTGTATGATGTTTACGGGCTGGAACCGGATGTTGCAAAGAGAACATTAGCACATTTTAAGGTAATTGTTCCGCCAGAAATCAAAAAAATAAGCGTAACTTGGGCGTCGTATAATGAATTGCGTAACATACTGTATATCAATGATAAATTTGCAAATTCTATTATTGAGTATCGTAAGTTTAATACGATTATTTCATTAACCGAGCTAAAAAGCCTTGATGGTTTTCCTGAAGGGAGGTTCGAAAGAATAGAGTTATATTTGTCGCTTTAAAAAAAACGCTATGCAAAGTATGTACTTCACTGAAGAGCATCATTTATTTCGTGAAAGTCTAAAAGATTTTCTAAAGAAGGAAGTTGTTCCACATATCGAAAAATGGGAAGATGAAGGAATTATCGAACGTTTCATTTGGGAAAAGTTCGGTGAGATGGGGTATTTCGGTTTGGCCGTTCCAGAAGCTGACGGTGGTTTGGGGTTGGACATGTTCTACACCGTAATCCTTTTAGAGGAACTCCAAAAAATAAATTCAGGCGGTTTTGCCGCGGCTATTTGGGCGCACGCTTACCTCGCGATGACGCATTTGAATAAAAATGGCAATCCTGACCAAAAAAAGGCCTATTTAACGCCTAGTATAAACGGGGAGATGATAGGTTGTCTTGGTGTTTCCGAACCCTTTGGGGGGAGCGATGTAGCAGCAATGCGAACCACAGCGATAAAGAAAGGCGACACCTACGTGGTGAACGGATCTAAAACCTTCATCACCAATGGGGTGTACGGCGACTATATTATCCTTGCCGCCAAGACGGATCCTGCTGCGGGCAACAAGGGCATCAGTATATTGATTGTAGACCTGAAAAGCGAGGGTGTTTCGGCCAATAAGCTCAATAAGTTGGGTTGGCGGGCTTCCGACACCGCGGAACTGGCTTTTGATAATGTAATCGTACCAGCTCAGAATTTGATGGGGGAAGAAGGTAAGGGATTCACTTTTATTATGGAGGCCTTTGCTTTGGAACGCTTGATAATGGGTATTAATGGTCATGCCAGGGCGGAGTACGCTTTGGAGTACGCCCTACAGTACATGTCGGAAAGGGAAACTTTCGGCAAGCCTATCAATCAGTATCAAGCTTTACGACATCGTATCGCCGACCTGCATGCCGATATGGATATGTGCAAGCAATACAACTATTCGATTGCCTACCGACTGGATAAGGGTGACTACGTGGTGCGCGAAGCCACCATCTCTAAGTTGAAATCGACCAAAATGGCCGATGAAGTGGCGCACGAATGCCTTCAGTTTTTAGGGGGTTACGGTTACATCGAGGATTACCCAATGGCGCGCTTACTGCGTGATAGTAGGTTGGGGCCTATCGGCGGAGGCACCTCTGAAATTTTGCGGGAAATCATCGCCAAGATCGTTATCGATAAAAAAGAATACAAAGCACCATCGGATAGTTAGCATTTATTTCCGAAATAGGTTGCCGGTTGTGAATAAGTTGTTATCTTTGCAGCCTTAATCACTAAAGAAAGGAGGTTGTAGCCCATGTTAATAATACCAATTAAAGAAGGAGAAAACATCGATAGAGCTTTAAAGCGCTTCAAGCGAAAGTTCGACAAAACAGGTACAATGCGATCGTTGCGTAAGCGGCAGGCATTTACAAAACCTTCAGTAGAACGTAGAGCGCAGATTCAAAAAGCACAATACATTCAAGGACTAAGAGATAGAGAGGAAATCTAAACGTTCCTTTTGAAAATATAGGAAATCCCATTTGTCGATAGACGAATGGGATTTTTTTATTTCCCACTCTAGGTCGGGGTTCTTATTAGTCGCTAATTGCCGCGTCGTCTCTAAATCTATTTTTACGTTAAACTTAGTAACTTTACGGTATGGCGGCAGAACCCTTTCTTTCTTATCTCTCTTTAGAGAAAAACTATTCAGAGCATACAGTGAAGGCTTACAGGAAAGATATTGAAGCCTTTGCCGAGTTCTGTGCAAAAGAATATGAAGTCGAGTCGATAGAAAAGGTTGGCTATACATTGATTCGCAGTTGGATTGTTCAATTGGTCGATTCCGGAATCAGCAACCGTTCCACAAATCGGAAAATTGCGTCTTTAAAAGCATATTATAAGTTTTTGCTTCGCGTTGGTGATATTAAAGTGAACCCGCTAGCAAAGCATAAGGCGCTGAAAACCTCAAAAAAAATCGAGATTCCCTTCTCGGAAACCGAGATGCAAAATGTGCTTTCCCAAATCGCGTATGACGAGGGTTTTGAGGGCGCTCGTGACAAATTGATGGTAGAATTGCTGTATGCAACGGGAATTCGTCGCGCAGAGCTCATCAATCTAAAAACCCAGGCGATAGATCTACATTCAAAAACAATGAAAGTGTTGGGCAAGCGCAATAAAGAACGAATAGTACCTTTGCTGCCATCGACTGTCGCATTGCTAAAAGCCTACTTTAAGGAACGCGAGCTGCTTGAAGATCAACATGATGAACAGCATGTGTTTTTGTTGAAATCGGGTCACAAAATCTACGAAACACTTGTCTATAGAGTTATAAATAAGTATCTTGGAAGAGTGTCGTCGAAGGTGAAAAAGAGTCCGCACATTCTCCGACATACCTTTGCGACCCATTTGCTTAACCAAGGGGCGGACCTAAATTCGGTGAAGGAGTTGTTGGGCCATTCCAGTTTGGCATCTACGCAAGTGTACACGCACAATAGTATAGCCGAACTAAAGAAGGTGCATTCGGCCGCTCATCCACGGAGCAAGTAAAAAGACTCCCAGTATTAAAGGCGATATTCACTTTGTCGCTATGTCTAACCTAATCCTAAAACGACTATGCAAATAAACACACAAACGGTAAATTTCAACGCAGAGGCTTCGTTGATGAATTTTCTTGAAAACAGAATGAGTAAGATGGAGCAATATTATGATAGAGTGATTAGCTCTGACGTGTATCTTAAGGTGCAAAAAACTAGCGGGAAAGAAAATAAAATCGTTGAGATCAAAGTAAACGTCCCAAAGGATAATTTTATGGTTAAAAAACAGTGCAAATCATTTGAGGAAGCAATAGATTCCGCTTGTAGTTCCTTGGAGCGAAGGCTCATTAAAAGAAAGGAAAAACTAAGACTTCAGGTGTCATAAAAATTTCCAGAAAATAGTTTTGATTAAACAAATAAATATCTACATTTGCAGTCCGTTAGAAATAGCGGACTTTTTTATGCGTAAAAAAGTGCAAAACGCCGATGTAGCTCAGCTGGCTAGAGCAGCTGATTTGTAATCAGCAGGTCGTGGGTTCGAGTCCCTCTATCGGCTCAAAAACATGGAAAAGTTTGATCTTTTCTAGGTTTTTAAATTACTGAATTGATGGAGGGCCAAGAGGTTCGTCCCGAATGAAAAGGGAGCACTTCCTTTGTTCGTTCAAATACTGAAAGAAAGTTCGTGTTAATCAGTTTTGTAGAAGACTGTTTAAAATTAAATGTCGATCGATATTTAGGATTGTACGAACAAGCGTTCATTAAAATATTGAATTACCAAATTGGGGAGATACTCAAGCGGCCAACGAGGGTCCGCCTGGGGCGGATAAATCTGCTGACTATGTCTTGGCAGGTTCCCCCGAAGCTTCGGGGCTGCTCTCCCGAAGACCCAGCGATTATCGTGGGAATAGTATTGAGCGAAGAAGTTCATTAAAATATTGAATTACCAAATTGGGGAGATACTCAAGCGGCCAACGATGGTCCGCCTGGGGCGGATAAATCTGCTGACTATGTCTTGGCAGGTTCCCCCGAAGCTTCGGGGCTGCTCTCCCGAAGACCCAGCGATTATCGTGGGAATAGTATTGAGCGAAGAAGTTCATTAAAATATTGTAATACCAAATTGGGGAGATACTCAAGCGGCCAACGAGGGTCCGCCTGAGGCGGATAAATCTGCTGACTACGTCTTCGCAGGTTCCCCCGAAGCTTCGGGGCTGCTCTCCCGAAGACCCAGCGATTATCGTGGGAATAGTATTGAGCGAAGAAGTTCATTAAAATATTGTAATACCAAATTGGGGAGATACTCAAGCGGCCAACGAGGGCAGACTGTAAATCTGCTGACTACGTCTTCGCAGGTTCGAATCCTGCTCTCCCCACTTTAAATTAAATTGTGGTGAGTCATATCAGACAGCTGGTGGAGGCCTTCGCAGGTTCTCCCGACGCTTCGGGACTGCTCTCCCCACAATTTATTTGAGTTTTGAATTCCAGAGTTGGATTCAAAATTTAATTGCGGGAGTAGCTCAGTTGGTAGAGCGTCAGCCTTCCAAGCTGAATGTCGCCGGTTCGAACCCGGTCTCCCGCTCAATACTGAGTTAGCGTTTACGGTTTATAATTCGAGGGGAAAAACCTTGAACATCCAAACCTTGAACCTGAAACCTAAAAAGCCGGCGTAGCTCAGGGGTAGAGCGTTTCCTTGGTAAGGAAGAGGTCACGAGTTCAAATCTCGTCGTTGGCTCTAAGAAGACATTAATTGTACACACTAATATAAACTAAGATTAAAATTCATTAAACATGGCAAAGGAAACTTTTGATCGTTCCAAACCGCACTTAAATATTGGTACTATTGGACACGTAGATCACGGTAAAACAACATTAACTGCGGCTATTACGGAAGTATTGGCAAATGCAGGTCTTTCGGAAAAAAGGAGTTTCGACTCAATTGATAACGCTCCTGAAGAGAAGGAAAGAGGTATTACGATCAACACATCTCATGTTGAGTATCAAACTGCCAATCGTCACTACGCACACGTTGACTGTCCTGGTCACGCGGATTACGTAAAGAACATGGTAACTGGTGCCGCCCAGATGGATGGCGCTATACTTGTTGTTGCCGCTACCGATGGTCCTATGCCACAAACTCGTGAGCACATCCTTTTAGGTCGTCAGGTTGGTATTCCAAGAATTGTTGTCTTCATGAATAAGGTTGACATGGTTGATGACGAAGAACTTTTGGAATTGGTTGAGATGGAAGTACGTGAATTGCTTTCTTTCTACGAATATGATGGTGATAACGGACCGGTCATTGCAGGTTCGGCATTAGGTGCTTTGAACGGGGAGCAGAAATGGGTCGACACGGTCATGGAATTAATGGCTGCTGTTGATGAATGGATTGAGCTTCCAAAAAGGGATATCGATAAAGATTTCTTAATGCCGGTTGAAGATGTATTTACGATTACAGGTCGTGGTACTGTTGCTACTGGTCGTATCGAAACCGGTGTTGCCAATACAGGTGATGCGGTGGATATTATTGGAATGGGTGCCGAAAAATTGTCTTCTACGGTAACAGGTGTTGAAATGTTCCGTAAGATTTTGGATAGAGGTGAGGCTGGTGATAACGTTGGTATCTTGTTAAGAGGTATTGAAAAATCCCAAATTAGCCGTGGAATGGTAATCTGTAAGCCAGGTTCCGTGAAGCCACATGCTAAATTTGAAGCAGAGGTTTATATCCTTAAGAAAGAAGAAGGTGGTCGTCATACACCTTTCCACAATAACTACCGTCCACAGTTCTACGTAAGGACCACCGATGTTACCGGAACAATCAACTTGCCTAGTGGTGTTGAGATGGTGATGCCTGGTGACAACCTTACGATTACGGTTGAATTGCTATCGCCCATCGCATTGAGCAATGGTCTACGTTTCGCTATCCGTGAGGGTGGTAGAACAGTAGGTGCCGGACAGGTTACCAAGATTTTAGATTAAGAGTATAATTGATATTACATCTAAGGTGTCCGCCGTCAGGCGGATACCTTTCGATGTAAATATAAACGGGTGTAGCTCAGTTGGTAGAGCACTGGTCTCCAAAACCAGGTGTCGGGAGTTCGAGTCTCTCCTCCCGTGCTAAATGAATGAGTACGGTTTGTGAGACAAGAAGTTTATCCCGAGCGCAGTCGAGGGAAGTCTCTCCTCCCGTGCTAAACGAATGAGTACGGTTTGTGAGACGAGTCCTGAAGTTTCGGGATATCCCGAGCGCAGTCGAGGGAAGTCGCTCCTCCTGTGCTGAGCTTTGAAAAACAAATGTGTTTCTAATCCTGGGGTTTTGGGATAAGTTGTGCAAAATAGGAGTGTTTTTAACTAAACCTTTATTGACGACGTCGAAACATTCTTGACTAACAAAAGAAAAGACATATCATGTTGACCTATATTAAAGAATCAATTGAAGAGCTGAAGAACAATGTTTCTTTGCCTCCAAAGGCAGAATCGTCGAACTTGATGGTCGTTGTAGCCGTTTTTTCGATATTGTTCGCTTTGGCGACATGGGGTGTGGATAGCTTGTTAAGCAAGGTGATTCGTTTTTATTTCGACAACATCTTAAACTAATTTAGAACATATTATGTCAGAGGTATTGGATAAGAAATGGTATGTGGTTCGAGCGGTTAGCGGCCAAGAGAATAAAATCAAAGGCTATATTGA
Protein-coding regions in this window:
- a CDS encoding helix-hairpin-helix domain-containing protein, with protein sequence MKRFKSHFKFTKQERSGIFFLLSIIVLLQIGYFAFQYFPLEDKESLTVDSETQTQIDILKASSAAKDIQKMYPFNPNFITDYKGYTLGMSVAEIDRLHAYRAKNKFVNSIEEFQKVTEVPDSLLGVISPFFKFPEWTRKNKPSLANDEESKVDRSSSVHKGVSGSSVGDLNLVTAEELKKINGIGEVLSARIVKFRDRLGGFLIDEQLYDVYGLEPDVAKRTLAHFKVIVPPEIKKISVTWASYNELRNILYINDKFANSIIEYRKFNTIISLTELKSLDGFPEGRFERIELYLSL
- a CDS encoding acyl-CoA dehydrogenase family protein codes for the protein MQSMYFTEEHHLFRESLKDFLKKEVVPHIEKWEDEGIIERFIWEKFGEMGYFGLAVPEADGGLGLDMFYTVILLEELQKINSGGFAAAIWAHAYLAMTHLNKNGNPDQKKAYLTPSINGEMIGCLGVSEPFGGSDVAAMRTTAIKKGDTYVVNGSKTFITNGVYGDYIILAAKTDPAAGNKGISILIVDLKSEGVSANKLNKLGWRASDTAELAFDNVIVPAQNLMGEEGKGFTFIMEAFALERLIMGINGHARAEYALEYALQYMSERETFGKPINQYQALRHRIADLHADMDMCKQYNYSIAYRLDKGDYVVREATISKLKSTKMADEVAHECLQFLGGYGYIEDYPMARLLRDSRLGPIGGGTSEILREIIAKIVIDKKEYKAPSDS
- the rpsU gene encoding 30S ribosomal protein S21, with the protein product MLIIPIKEGENIDRALKRFKRKFDKTGTMRSLRKRQAFTKPSVERRAQIQKAQYIQGLRDREEI
- a CDS encoding tyrosine-type recombinase/integrase produces the protein MAAEPFLSYLSLEKNYSEHTVKAYRKDIEAFAEFCAKEYEVESIEKVGYTLIRSWIVQLVDSGISNRSTNRKIASLKAYYKFLLRVGDIKVNPLAKHKALKTSKKIEIPFSETEMQNVLSQIAYDEGFEGARDKLMVELLYATGIRRAELINLKTQAIDLHSKTMKVLGKRNKERIVPLLPSTVALLKAYFKERELLEDQHDEQHVFLLKSGHKIYETLVYRVINKYLGRVSSKVKKSPHILRHTFATHLLNQGADLNSVKELLGHSSLASTQVYTHNSIAELKKVHSAAHPRSK
- the hpf gene encoding ribosome hibernation-promoting factor, HPF/YfiA family, giving the protein MQINTQTVNFNAEASLMNFLENRMSKMEQYYDRVISSDVYLKVQKTSGKENKIVEIKVNVPKDNFMVKKQCKSFEEAIDSACSSLERRLIKRKEKLRLQVS
- the tuf gene encoding elongation factor Tu; this translates as MAKETFDRSKPHLNIGTIGHVDHGKTTLTAAITEVLANAGLSEKRSFDSIDNAPEEKERGITINTSHVEYQTANRHYAHVDCPGHADYVKNMVTGAAQMDGAILVVAATDGPMPQTREHILLGRQVGIPRIVVFMNKVDMVDDEELLELVEMEVRELLSFYEYDGDNGPVIAGSALGALNGEQKWVDTVMELMAAVDEWIELPKRDIDKDFLMPVEDVFTITGRGTVATGRIETGVANTGDAVDIIGMGAEKLSSTVTGVEMFRKILDRGEAGDNVGILLRGIEKSQISRGMVICKPGSVKPHAKFEAEVYILKKEEGGRHTPFHNNYRPQFYVRTTDVTGTINLPSGVEMVMPGDNLTITVELLSPIALSNGLRFAIREGGRTVGAGQVTKILD
- the secE gene encoding preprotein translocase subunit SecE: MLTYIKESIEELKNNVSLPPKAESSNLMVVVAVFSILFALATWGVDSLLSKVIRFYFDNILN